The stretch of DNA TAGTCTTTGGAGAGTCAGTGAAATTGAGCCCTGGAACAGTGTTCAGTGGGACTAAAGGCCAACTGACCTAACTTAGACCACACTTCCTGCTGCATCAGGGCAATGGGTCGTGGACCCTGATATAGCCATCCAACTTTGTCTATGCATACCCATGCATACAcatagatgtgtgtgtgcatgcctatgtagtttttaaagaaataatacttctactactttaaaaaaatggtaattaGGCAATAGGTGGAGAAAATTCTTCTTCTCTCTAATACCTTTGTTTGGACTTAAACCGGAATAACTTCGATGGGAATTGTTgagaagagtttatttttttatatctgcCAGCTTTAACTTTCATAAAGGTTAAAGCTAACCCATGCAGAGCCCTTCCTATCTTGCTTCTTGTCTAGGAGCTCAGGCATAATGAGAGGCTGAACAGGAAAATCCTGATTGATTGTCCTTAGAGGTATGCACATATGTAGTCCTATAAATATGTTAAATTCCTCACTTCAGGTTCTGAATATGTTATGTCATACTAacatataacaaaatatatattattcccttctgcctccctcttcctgcttggccttctttttattattaaaaaaggaattatgaaaaatatagcctgagccacatgtagctcatttctttaaacatttctttcatcTTCTTCTCTGTATAgtgatatttctttaaattaactTAAACTAGTAAGTGTGTGATTGTGATGAATATCATCTTTTAGAATtggttcattttaaaatatagagacaTGTACTAGTCATGTAgtagattttaattttgaaaacctctatagctttcatttttttacattgtaAGGTCTTCTAATGTTTCTTACCTATTCCAAGCTGAAATCTAGATTTGATAATCAGGGGTTTTTGAACGTCTTTTACACATATCTCATATGTTTATCTCTGTGAAAACAATCCTGTACTGACTTGTACTGTTTTCCTCCACTTTGTTTTTTCTGTCTGATGCTCACCAGTTTGAGCTGTTGAAGACGGGAGGtggtgaaataaaattaaaaagaggccTTTCGCTTGGCGCAGCAATTCAAAACATCCCCATGCCCAGTTATGTGATGCAAAATATACAACCCTTTTCTTTCCACACCCATCTTTCCCATTGCTCTGTGCCCCTAATATGGTTTATGAATCTTGATGGGAAAGACAGTATTTACATTATTAAGACTGATGCTcaccctagccagtctggcttagtggatagagcattggtctgcagattgaagggtcctgggttcatttctggtcaagggcatgtacctaggttgcaggctctatccctgatcctggttggggcacgtttgggaggcaaccaatcgatgtgtctctctcacatcagtgtttctttctctctgtctctccgcctccctcccactctctctaaaacaaaacaaaacaaaacacaatggaaaaatattcttgggtgagggttaacaacaacaacaaaaagactgaTGTTCTTCAGAGCTAAGCCACGGAGTATAATGTGCTTGTTGTAtgcatataatacatataataaatcTTAGTTACCCTCATAATCATAACTAGAATTTACTAATATAGAAAGTAACACCTTAGCCATTCAaaccataaaattttaaatcaggaAAAGACTAGATTTCTTTGGAGTCAATAGTTATCTCCCCAACCCCCTTCATTTGCTTTGTTTCCAATGTAATTATTACAAATTCACCCCCAAACTCTGCCAGCTGTTTAAGTCAGTGCTCAATGTTTATCTCCATCAGTTTCATCTTCTTGGAGATACTGTTCCCAGGGCCTTCTGCTCTGCTCCAGCCTGCTTGTCTGATGGCCTGCTACACAGCCTTTACTGCCATcctgggattttcttttcttcttatggtAGATGCCCTTTCTGATTCTaatatttttcccctttcttgATTTATACTTTAGTTTTGATGGAGCTCATCCTCCAGGATCTTCCTGAGAAAGGGTacataaagtgaaatattttgaGACCTTGCctgtcttaaaatgtttttatttaacccTTAATTTATTTAGTAGTTATATGGTTCTAAGAATTCTTATCTGGCATTCAATTGCCTTCAGCACTTTGATGGCATTGCTCCATTATCTGGCTTCTGTGGTTGATTTTTATGAAACATGAAGACATTTTCTGCTTCAAATCCTTTTTATGTGGtttatttccccccaccccctctggaaacctaattgagccacaccagcccgggtcTTTTCTCATCTATCTGagaatattattaattttctttttcctatgcACGGTCTGTTTCCTTTGAACATTTTTGGGGGATTCCTAATGTAAGCAACATATTTAAGTCTTGACCTTGTTAGATTCCCTAGTAAATAGATTTCTGTATTGGCTTGACTGCCTAAGTTCTAGGGGCTGATAGCTGAAAATAGGGAATGAGATTTCAGTAGTCATTGTCTTTGTCCTTGGGTTCGCTTAGTTCCACTGTTTCCTGTTTGGGAACCCTGCTTTCCTTTCTGCCTGCTGTGCCCCAGCCTGGAGAACCTCTGCAGAAGCTAAATGTTGGCTCTCTGTCAGGTTTTGTGGCAGACACCCAGTTGTTTTGTAAACAGCTGCCAGTCACTactcttaaaacacacacacacacacacacacacacacacacacacacacacacaacaccacacacacaacactccCGATCCCCACTGATATCTGCGCCAACATTTCCCTGAACCTTTTGAAGATCCTGTAGCATAAACAGAGCTGGTTCTTTCTTTCCTTGCTGTTAAGCCTGAGATTCTCGGGTCTGTTTAATCAGTTGCCTTTCATCCATCTGCTTCTCAGATTTTACTTGCTGCCTCTTCTCTCACTTTTCCAAAGTCATTTTGTCTGTCCTCCCACTCCAGTGAGTACTCAACTACACACCCTAATGCTGACTGATTGGAGCTGGCCACTTTATATTAGAACACTTCTAGGGACCATAGTTACCTCAGGTGCATTTGATACTTTTCCTTCTCGTCTCCTTCCTGGATTAACTTTCCTTGTTACTAGCATTATAAAAAAGCAGAGTTTACTTTCAGTATTTATAGAACTTAAGTATTCTTGTGCTGCTTGGTTTTAATTTCAAAAAGCCACGCATTAAGAACCATTGCCTTTAGGTACTGGTTTCccttctcttctttgtttggtgaaattattttcttccggccctaaccggtttggctcagtggtagagcgtcggcctgtggactcaagggccccaggtttgattctggtcaagggcatgtaccttggttgcgggcacatcccctgtagggagtgtgcaggaggcagctgatggatgtttctctctcatcgatgtttctaactctatccctctccctctccttctctcttcctctctgtgaaaaatcaataaaatatatttaaaaaaattattttcttcagccatttctttcttcttaggttgtgtttttctacttaaaaaatacTCATGGCAGGATTCACAAGGAGGTCTTCTCTTTCAGGAGAGGCATGGGTGTTCTAGTGAAGGGTTTTCTCCAGGACACTCACTATGATAGTTGCCAAGTCCTGAAGTAGACTGTTGGTGAGGAAGACTtggtgtgtgtatttttcttacTCTTTCAGAATTTATGAGCTTTTGTATTTAGAGTGGTTCTTATTCTTCAGTCATTGGCCTCATCCCATATTCTTCAAGGGATCTATGTCCTTTTatgaaatcaatgtgagagagaaacatcaatcggttgcttcctgcacacaccctgaccagggattgagccttcaatctgggcatgtgccctgactgggaatcgaaccagtgaccttacAGTGCACAGGGtgacacttaaccaactgagccacaccagccaaggccagtTATCGTACTTACAATTCCAGACttccattggttcttttttaataatttctatctttttattgaAATTCTCAATTTGGTTAAATATTATTCTCAtactttcttttagtttttttttttttttaattctctgaacatatttataataaacaACTTAAAGTCTTTCATCTGTCCAACCTCTGGGCTTCCTAAGGGACAGGTTTTATTACTGCTTTTTTCTTGTGTGGCCAGagtttatgtttctttctttttttaaaatatatttttattgatttcagagaggaagggagaaggaaagatagaaacatcaataatgagagagaatcattgactgactgcctcctgcactctccctactggggattgagctcgcaaccccgggcatgtgcccttgactgaatcgaacctgggacccttcagtctgcaggccgacactctatccactgagccaaaccagctagggctcatgttTCTTCCTGTGCcttgtaatttttgttgttgaaagtagaCATTTTATAATGTGTCAGCTCTGGAAATCAGACCTCTACCCCTATTCTACCCGGAGTTTggtgttgttgctgtttgtttgtttagtgactCTCCTGAGTTAATTTTCTAAACTCTATATTCTTTGTTGTGTGAGGCCACTTACGTCTCTGTTCAGTTAGCTTAGAGGTCTCCTAATGATTAGACAGAGATTTCTTCAAATGCCTTGAACCAATAAGGAGCAGGATTTGCTTAAAGGAATAATTTGTTTAGGAATCTGAAGTTTTAATGGCTGAGACGGCTACATATCTTACCAGGATTTTCCAGTGCTTGCTTTCTAGTAGAGGTTTGGAGTAGGGTGGTGGACAAGATAGTTGGAAGAAGATGAGGGAATCAGCTAATTCAATTGCAGGACTGTCTTTAATGAGCCAGTGAGCATTGGTCATCTTCACAGTGAGGACAAGATATGTTGGATTTTCCAATCATATTGGAccattaaattattctttaacaCACACTTTGGGGCATACTACTAGAGTTTTCATTGAAAGTACTTGAACTAAATTGCGGGGTATTTTCAAACCTTTAGCAAGCCACAAACATAGCATTGGAAAAATAAGACTAGAgagaaggaaatattaaaatgagaaatcaaCTAGTcataattttgaggagaaaaaatagcaaatttgTAGGATTAGTTCATCAGCATGCTTACTGAGTGTCTGTATACTTATGTGTGCATCCCTTCAcacttttcccttttcatttcagagatttttttaaaaacctcatggGACATAACGCCATTGCTGGATGCCTGGTAGAATTAAGAAACGTGACTGCATGAGAGGCACTCTACATGGGCGAGGATGTTATCTGAATCAAAGAACTAAATGAGTCAGACTTTCCTTAATTATAAATggtaaaaagggggaaaaatatatgCACTTGTTGTAACATTATACTAATAAttgtcaattatttatttttatttgtatgattAATATTCACAATTTATTTCCTAATTAACTATTTAAAAGTTCTAGTGCCAATTCTGATgttgaaaataagttttaaaagctCTATAAATCTGATATGGTGGTACTTGATGGTATTTGGCTTTCTTTGTTAGAATAGTAGcacttagccctagctggtttggctcagtggatagagcatcagcctgcggactgaagggtctcaggttcgattctggccaagggcacatgcctgggttgcgggctcgatccccagtagggggcgtgcagaagacagccaatcaatgattccttctcatcattgatgtttctatctcccttcctctctgaaatcaataaaaaatatatatttttaaaagaacagtagCACTTAGTTATAGAATGAACTAACAGGTTATAAAATTGATTTATAACCTGTTATaatcaatgcaagaaatgcaaaCCTGTGTCTCtgttttgaattggtgttttctTCCTTTGATGCCTGGTGTCGAACTGAACTAAATGAGGTCAACCCAGAACAGTTCCAAACGTGGCCTGGTTTTAGCTGAGCTTTTCTGGTCCAGTTTGAAAATTCCATTGACCAGCTTTTCCTTCAAAGTTTCCTTAGAAGTTACAGCCATTTTTGAACATCTCCCTAAGTGCATCCCCAATCCTAAATGGGTctgatttattcaaatatttgggCCTGTTGATGTCAAATGATGGGCATTAATGGACCTGTCAGTAAGAACCCAGATTAGTAATGATTTCAAGGTAAGGGGTGCTAATTAGAACTGGCACAGGATCAAAAACCCACCAGCTGTGGAGAGTTCAGTACTTATAGCCTAGGTCTTCAACTGTCTTTTACACCTTAGAGGTAAAATGCTTATTGTAAGATATTTTAGCATATCCTTATacttgggttttttgtttgtttgtttttttaaaacaatgtggcATTAATACTAGAGACTGTGGGTTTCTATTACAGTACCCCTTTTCCTTTGCTTgactcattgttattttaaaaacctgacCTCATAGCAAAGAGGACAGATTTGAGCCTGAGAAAATGTCATGGAAGACTGTATTTATAGGtatcctttctgttttcttttagttCTTGCTCTTCTCCACTTAAAGATGCCTTCGCACTTCCGGTAAATGCAAACCGAACACTCACAAGGCCACGGCAGAGATAAAATCGTTACTGCTGGAAACCTGGAGGGCTGCCCTTAAAAAAGGAAAGTCCCCGATTGTTGTTGGAAATGCTAAGAAAGTTGCTGAGGAGGAGACTTTTTTCTTATCCCACTAAATACTACTTCTGGTTTCTCGTGTTTTCCCTAGTCACTTTCTCTGTTTTAAGAATTTATCAAAAGCCCGAATTTCTAAGCATTGAACATTTGGATCTAGTTGGAGAGAATCCTAATAGTAATATTAATTGCACCAAAGTTTTGCAGGGTGATGTAGCCGAAATCGAAAAGGTAAAGCTGGAGAGTCTAACCGTGCAATTTAGAAGGCGCCCTCGATGGACAACCTATGACTATATAAACATGACGAGTGATTGTACTTCTTTCATCAAGAGACGCAAATACATTGTAGAACCTCTTAGCAGAGAAGAGGCAGAGTTTCCAATAGCATATTCCATAGTGGTTCATCACAAAATTGAAATGTTTGACAGGCTCCTGAGGGCCATCTACATGCCTCAGAATTTCTATTGCATTCATGTGGACAAAAAATCAGAGGATTCCTTTCTGGCCGCGGTGACTGGCATTGCATCCTGTTTCAGTAACGTCTTTGTGGCCAGTCAGCTGGAGACCGTGGTGTACGCATCGTGGAGTCGGGTCCAGGCCGACCTCAACTGTATGCAGGACCTCCACAAAATAAATGCAGGCTGGAAGTACCTGATAAACCTTTGCGGCATGGATTTTCCTATTAAAACCAACCTGGAAATTGTCAGGAAACTCAAGTCACTAATGGGAGAAAACAACCTAGAAACGGAGAGAATGCCATCCCATAAAAAAGAAAGGTGGAAAAAGCACTATGTAGTCGTGGATGGGAAGCTGACAAATACGGGGACTGACAAAATGCAACCTCCTCTTGAAACACCCCTGTTTTCGGGCAGTGCCTATTTTGTGGTCAGCAGAAAGTATGTAGAGTACGTGCTAGAGAATGAAAAAATCCAGAAGTTTATGGAGTGGGCAAAAGACACATACAGCCCGGACGAGTATCTCTGGGCCACTCTTCAGAGGATCCCTGAAGTCCCTGGCTCAGTGCCCTTAAGTAATAAGTACGACATGTCCGATATGCAAGCAATTGCTAGGTTTGTCAAATGGCAGTACTTTGAAGGTGACGTTTACAAGGGCGCACCCTATCCACCCTGCAGCGGGGTGCACGTGCGCTCCGTGTGTGTTTTTGGAGCAGGTGACTTGAACTGGATACTGCACAAGCACCACTTGTTTGCCAATAAGTTTGACATGGACATTGACCTCTTTGCCATCCAGTGTTTGGATGAGCATCTGAGGCATAAAGCCCTGGGGATGTTAAAACACTGACAGTTATTTACTGTAGGCAATCTTAGAAATAATAAGGCGGCTACATGAGATGTATCCCATCTAACACTTCTGCTCTATTAATTAACATCAGAAACACTGTAGGGGTTTAGAGCGGGACTCTAAATCTTCGTGTCAGAGAATGTACATGGTCTCTGCAGAGCACAGCCAGTTAGAAAGGTTATGGCATTAAACCATGACTTAGCGTTAACGTGAGGCCAACGCAAGTTGCAAGGCATTGTGGGGAGAGGTGACCCAGGTGGCCCGGAAGAGGCCCAATGCAGCAACCAGGCTGTTAAAAGAGCTCAGGGACTTAAGAAAATGATAAGATTTAACCTGTGCCAAAATCGCTTTCAGAGCTTTAAATATGCCAGTCTTCCCAGTTTGAATAAATTTATAGCAACAACCAATCATGAGGGTATAATTTATTTTGTAGGttatatttgttgaattagaAAATTGACATTACTGTAAATGATTCTTGTGAATATAATTTACTGTCGGCTGCAATATTGTGCTGTGTCTTGTATCTATGTTATCTCAGGGAACTTGGAAAAAACGGGCTTGACTGAATGTAAATGTTTCTGAGTAATTTTTGTTTCTACCAAtgtacatat from Eptesicus fuscus isolate TK198812 chromosome 15, DD_ASM_mEF_20220401, whole genome shotgun sequence encodes:
- the GCNT1 gene encoding beta-1,3-galactosyl-O-glycosyl-glycoprotein beta-1,6-N-acetylglucosaminyltransferase, translated to MLRKLLRRRLFSYPTKYYFWFLVFSLVTFSVLRIYQKPEFLSIEHLDLVGENPNSNINCTKVLQGDVAEIEKVKLESLTVQFRRRPRWTTYDYINMTSDCTSFIKRRKYIVEPLSREEAEFPIAYSIVVHHKIEMFDRLLRAIYMPQNFYCIHVDKKSEDSFLAAVTGIASCFSNVFVASQLETVVYASWSRVQADLNCMQDLHKINAGWKYLINLCGMDFPIKTNLEIVRKLKSLMGENNLETERMPSHKKERWKKHYVVVDGKLTNTGTDKMQPPLETPLFSGSAYFVVSRKYVEYVLENEKIQKFMEWAKDTYSPDEYLWATLQRIPEVPGSVPLSNKYDMSDMQAIARFVKWQYFEGDVYKGAPYPPCSGVHVRSVCVFGAGDLNWILHKHHLFANKFDMDIDLFAIQCLDEHLRHKALGMLKH